One Ezakiella massiliensis genomic window, TTGGTTTTAAGTGCTATATTTGCAGATGTAATTGCACCATTTAAGTATAATGAAATCGTGGCTGATCCTTTTGTTACACCAAACAGCGAATTTATATTTGGAACAGACCACCTTGGTCGTGATATTTTCTCACGTGTAGTTTATGGTTCAAGAATTTCATTAAAGGTTGGTTTTATTTCTGTTTCTATTGCGCTTATTTTTGGGGTAACTATGGGCGCTATAACAGGTTATTATGGCGGTAAGGTCGATACACTCGTTATGAGATTTATCGATATCCTACAAGCTATTCCTGATATTTTGCTTGCGATTGCAATTATGGCTGCACTGGGCACAGGTCTTGGCAACCTTATGATTGCTGTTGGTATTGCATCAGTTCCTGCTTATGCGAGAATTGTTAGGTCATCAGTTTTAACAATTAAGGACAATGAATTTGTAGAAGCTGCAAAGGCTAATGGATCTACAGATTTTAGAATTATTTTTAAACACATAATCCCTAACTGTATGGCTCCTATTATAGTTCAAGCTACACTTGGTGTTGCTTATGCAATTATCAATGCAGCAGGTCTATCATTTATTGGTTTGGGGCTAGAACCTCCAACACCTGAATGGGGCGCAATGTTATCTGATGGTAGAACATATATTATGCACTACCCGCACATTACGGTATTTCCAGGACTTGCAATTGTAATTACAATTTTTGCTTTAAATGTTATGGGCGATGGTTTAAGAGATGCTCTTGATCCTAAGCTTAAGAGATAGGAGGGAATTATGCAAAAAGGAGATTTATTAAATATAAGAAATCTATGCGTTGAATTTCATACCGACTCAGGAATAGTTAAAGCAGTAAATAATATGAATTTATCGCTAAATAGATCAGAAACTTTGGGTCTTGTTGGAGAAACTGGGGCTGGTAAAACTACAACAGCCTTATCAATATTAAACTTGATTTCAGATCCACCTGGAGTAATTACAGATGGTGTTGTTGAATTTGAAGGGGAAGATGTACTAAAGAAAAAGGGCAAAGAAATGAGACAGATTCGTGGTAAAAAGATTTCCATGATTTTCCAAGACCCTATGACTTCTCTAAACCCTGTTATGACAATTGGTGATCAAATTAAGGAAGTTATTGAACTCCACACCGATCTAAATAAAAAAGACCAAGACAAAAGAGTACTTGAAATGCTAGAACTTGTAGGTATTAGACCAGAGCGTGTAAACGACTATCCACACCAATTATCAGGTGGTATGAAGCAAAGAATAGTTATAGCTATGGCTCTTGCTTGTAATCCTGAAATCATAATAGCTGACGAACCTACAACAGCTCTTGACGTTACTATCCAAGCCCAAGTATTGGAACTTATGAAGGACCTCAAGAGAAAATTTAACACTTCGATTATTATGATTACTCACGACTTGGGAGTTATAGCTGAAATCGCAGACAGGGTTGATGTTGTATACGCTGGTGAAGTTGTAGAAAGCGGTTCAACAAAAGATATTTATACAAATAAATTGCATCCATATACAATTGGTTTGTTCGAATCAATTCCAAGTTTAACGGATGATGTTGAAAGACTCGCAGTTATTCCAGGTGCCACACCTGACCCAACTGACTTGCCAAAAGGATGCAAATTCCACCCAAGATGCACACATTGCATGGAAAAATGTAAGCTAGAAGATCCGAAGATGTATGAAGTTGAAGAAGATCACTTTGTAAAGTGTTTCTTGTTTGAAAATTCGGACAAGACCGAAAATAAGGAGGTATAAGATGGATCATTTTATTGAAGTAAAAAATTTAAAAAAATACTTTCCTACTAAAAAAGGTCTCTTACATGCTGTTGAAGATTTATCCTTATATATTGACAAGGGTGAAACTCTAGGTCTTGTTGGTGAATCTGGCTGCGGTAAATCTACTGCAGGTCGTGCTATAATTAGACTACACGAACCAACCTCAGGTGAAATTTACCTAAATGGCGAAAATATAATGAACAGGCACAGCAAAAAAGATTTGCGCCTCCTAAGACGGGAAATGCAAATTGTTTTCCAAGATCCATACTCATCACTAAACCCTAGATTAAATACCTTTGATCTTAT contains:
- a CDS encoding ABC transporter permease; this encodes MAKENKVRKEKSRRQTGLSEVMKRMSRNKLSMVGLVILIILVLSAIFADVIAPFKYNEIVADPFVTPNSEFIFGTDHLGRDIFSRVVYGSRISLKVGFISVSIALIFGVTMGAITGYYGGKVDTLVMRFIDILQAIPDILLAIAIMAALGTGLGNLMIAVGIASVPAYARIVRSSVLTIKDNEFVEAAKANGSTDFRIIFKHIIPNCMAPIIVQATLGVAYAIINAAGLSFIGLGLEPPTPEWGAMLSDGRTYIMHYPHITVFPGLAIVITIFALNVMGDGLRDALDPKLKR
- a CDS encoding ABC transporter ATP-binding protein is translated as MQKGDLLNIRNLCVEFHTDSGIVKAVNNMNLSLNRSETLGLVGETGAGKTTTALSILNLISDPPGVITDGVVEFEGEDVLKKKGKEMRQIRGKKISMIFQDPMTSLNPVMTIGDQIKEVIELHTDLNKKDQDKRVLEMLELVGIRPERVNDYPHQLSGGMKQRIVIAMALACNPEIIIADEPTTALDVTIQAQVLELMKDLKRKFNTSIIMITHDLGVIAEIADRVDVVYAGEVVESGSTKDIYTNKLHPYTIGLFESIPSLTDDVERLAVIPGATPDPTDLPKGCKFHPRCTHCMEKCKLEDPKMYEVEEDHFVKCFLFENSDKTENKEV